Below is a genomic region from Granulicella sp. L56.
GAAGGCCACTCTGTAAGCTGGGTAACAGTCTCAACCAGTTCCTCGTCCTCGCGCCAACGGGCTCCAACGACGGTACGCGTCACAGCATCCAGAGCCTTACGAATCCTCTGCCGACGAACCTCAACATCGGCCACGACAAAGCTCTTCTCCAGCGTCGTTTCATACTCACTCGGCGACTTCAGAGCAATCGGCTCGTCTCCGAACAGCACCCGATGCCCATAAGTCACAGAACCGGCCTCGTAACCACCAAAACTGACTTTTACCAGCTTCGCTCCCAGCAGCGCGACCATCCAGCGCACAGGGCGCACGAACCGTTCGGGCCGGCCAGCGCGCCAGTACATGTTCTTGGCCCAGTAAATTCCCGCAAGCTCTTTGGGCAACTCAGACGCGATCACATCTGCTGCGTTGAGCCCTTGTTTTGTTGAGGTCGCCGCTATGTACTCCCCCTTGGGAGTGGTGATGGTCTTAAGGGAAGCGACAGTTATACCCGCTTTTTTGGCAAATGCCTCCGCGGCAGGAGTGGGCACACCGTCTTTATAAGCCACCTTTACCGAGGGGCCAACCAACTCTTCAGTGATGTCCTGCTGGCGCTCGGCCACGTTCGCCACCCAGACAGCGAGGCGCCGGGGCGTGGCGAAGCTCTTGCTCGCAACTCCGGCAGAGACAAGCCTCTCCCGCTCCAGCATTGCCACCACGCGCTGCTGCAACTCTGCCTGCGCGCCGGCAATCATGCGCGCGGGAATTTCTTCCAGACCAATCTCGAACAGAAACTCCGCCATAACCTTCCTTACGTTTTCGATATTTCGCTTGAAATGATTCGCTAAACTGCTGCTTCTAAGAGTTGCCCCTGCGCGGCGTAGATCCTGGCCACACCTACGACCAGCGTCCTGATCCGGGCCATGACTCCCACTCGCTCCGTGACGGAGATAGCTCCGCGCGCGTCCAGCAGGTTGAAGACATGAGAGCACTTAAGGGCCAGCTCATAAGCTCCCAGCACAGGGAAACGCTTCAGTTCGAGGGGGTCCATCTTTTCAAAATTCTTAGCCTGATTCAGCAGGCTAAGGCACTCTGACTCGTAGAGGTTCAAATGCTCCCACAGCTTACTGACATCGGCATAATCAAAGCTGTACGCCGAGAACTGCTCCTCTTCCGCAAGCCGCATTTCGCCGTAAGTCACCTTGCGGCCAGTATCTGGCTCAACTGCCCAGACGATGTCGTAAATGGAATCCACATCCTGCAAAAATCCCGCGATTCGCTCCAATCCGTAGGTAATCTCACCGCAGATCGGATCGAGGTCCATGCCTCCGCATTGCTGAAAGTAGGTGAACTGCGTGATCTCGAGGCCGTCGAGCATAACCTGCCACCCTACACCCCAGGCTCCGCCCACGGGCCACTCCCAGTTGTCTTCTTCAAACTTGATATCGTGCTCGCGAAGGTCAATTCCTATCGCCGTCAGCGACTCCAGGTACAGCTCCTGAATACGCACCGGAGGTGGTTTAAGGATGACCTGCAGTTGAGTATGGCGGAAGAGACGATTGGGGTTTTCGCCGTAACGGCCATCGGCAGGGCGGCGCGAAGGCTGCGCGTAGGCAATCCGAACCGGCTTGGGGCCGAGCACGCGCAGAAAGGTGTCGGGCGACATCGTGCCTGCGCCAACTTCAACATCGTAGGGCTGTTGCAGCACACAGCCCTGGTCGGCCCAGAACCGCTGCAAGGTAAATAAAAGCTCCTGAAATGTAAGCGCTGCCTTCTTCTCGCCTGTCGCCTGCATGGGTCTCTTTTCTGCTAACTATTTATGTACTCAATTATCCAGTTATTTAACCGATTCTAAATGGTGTTCATTTTTGGAAGAAGTTCAGAGGGTATTTTTACCGGTTCGAGTCAAAACACGGGCGCTGGCCAGCTTTCGTTCAAGATGGCGCTCCAGGGTGTCGATGGCGAATCGCTGTAGGTTTGCCAGTTGCTGGGCTTGCCATTGCTCCTTTGCCAGTTCGCGCACTGTGCCGCGGAAGATGCGCCCAGCGATGGCTGCGGACTCCGCCGGGAGCGCGATGCCACTGTTCCGGCGATCGTCGGAACAAGTCACTCCATCGCTAGTAGCCGAGTACCAGACGGCGCCGCCGCGCAGATCGAGCCCACACACGACACAGTGGCCGAGCTCGGGCATCCAGCCCATCAGGCGGTTCATCCACAAAGCGAAGTAAGTGACAGGGACAGAGGTGCTTCCGACCTGAATCTCTTCAAGAACGGCAAGGGCCAGCCGGAATACCGCATCTTCAGGAGCCTGCTCAGGCAGAGCTTCTTCAAGGACTTCGGCCACCAATTGCAGAGCCGCGGTCCGAGCGTAGTCGATGGGCCGGCTTAGCGGAGAGGAAAGAATCTCGAAGGCATCGAGCCGCACAAGTTCCTGCCGGGGCCGCTCGGCGTAGGTGGCGCGAACATGGGTCATCGGCTCCAGCGCTCCACCGAAGCGGCGTCGAGAGCGCATGGCGTGTCGGGCTACCCCCTTGATGCGGCCCTGTTCGCGCGTAAAGAGGCTGACAAGGAGATCCGCCTCCTGAAAGGGCCATGCCCGTAAAACAATCGCCTCGCTCTGCCGCTCTATCATTCGCTACTCTGAGGTTCAGGGTAATGCAGGGTCGACCAATGCAAAACGCGCAGCCGTTGGGCTGCGCGTTGCATTGATTGCTGCGTCGGCTGAACTAGCGGCCGAAGTGGCTGGCGTTCTTGGTCTGGTACTCTGCCCATTTCTCGGGCAGGTCGTCGCCGGCATAGATCGCAGAGACCGGGCAGACAGGAACACACGCGCCGCAGTCGATGCACTCGACCGGATCGATAAACAGTTGCTCGGAGTCGGCATAGCCGTCCTCATCCTTCTTCGGGTGGATGCAGTCCACCGGGCAGGCGTCTACGCAAGCCGAGTCCTTCGTCCCGATACAAGGTTCCGCAATCACATAAGCCATCTCGTTAAATCTCCCTTTTTACAACTTGAAAAGCACTGGTTGTGTCTGAGCTTGTGTCTCGATTTTAGCAGCACTTGTCGGGTGCGCTGCAAATGAACTTCCCCGCAAATATAGGACTTTTCTGGACCTATTTCGAGTTGAGGCCCTTCGCGATTACTTTGCGGCCTCGGCGCGTCTGGCGGCAAACTCCGCTGGCGTGGGGATTGGGTCCAATCCTCTACCGGCGAAGAGTTCGACGAAGATGTGCTTCATCTCCGGCAGAATGAGGCCATTGGTGGCAAGCACTTCGCGGCTGTCGAGCGTGAACTTGCCGCCGTCGAAATGAGTCACCGTTCCGCCAGCCTCGGCCACCAGAAGAACTCCGGCCGAGGTATCCCAGGGGTTGAGGTTGAACTCCCAGAAGCCGTCGAGCCGTCCGCAGGCGACATACGCCAGATCAAGCGCGGCAGAACCCGCGCGGCGAACACCGTGCGAGCGCAGCGTGATCTCCTGGTAAAAGTGGACATTGGGGCTGGCGTGGCGCTTGCGGCTCGGGAAGCCGGTCGCCGTAAGAGACTCCTGCAGCGTCTTCGTCTTGGAGACATGGATGGCGCGGCCATTGAGGAATGCGCCCTTACCGCGCTCGGCGGAGAACATCTCGTTGCGAAGAGGATCGTAGATGACCCCGGCAACCATCTCTCCGTCCGCATCTGCAGCCAATCCGGGAGGACGATGTTCAAGCCCCAGCACCACGCAAAAAGCCGGAAAACCATGGGCGAAGTTGGTAGTGCCGTCGAGCGGATCGACATACCAGCGATACTCACTATCCAACTGGTCACGGGTTCCCTCTTCGCCGTAGACGCCGTGGGTGGGAAAGGCCGCCTTCAGCTTTTCACGGATAAGCTGCTCGCTGGCGCGATCGGCCTCGGTAACGATGTCCACGTCACCCTTGTACTCGGTGGAGACACCTTTTTCGTAAAACTTGCGGAGCAGAGCCCCGGCTTGGCGCGCGATTCCGTCGGCGGTATGGGCAAATTCAAATTTGTTCACTAGCTACCTCTCAGTCTTCTCACTCATAAGACTAACGCGCATCGGAATAGTACCCCGTGCGATAGCGCAGAGAATATTTGCTCCCCAGGGCCGGGTCGTTCATCTGCACGCCGATCTTACGCAACGACTGATCGTGGCGCACCCCCTGCGGAGCGTAATAGCCAATGACGTACTGGGTGCGAAGGTCGTCGGAGATGTGCGCGAAGGCTGCATCAAGATTTTTGGGATCTTCGACGTAGTAGTACTTGCCGCCGGTGTCCTCGGACATCTGGATGAGAGCATGTTCGCCGCCGGTATTGCGCCCAGCATCGGCCTCGACGGGCACAATAATGAGCGAGTAAATCATGACTCCGGCGCGCTGGGCCTGCTCTAGAGCCTGCTCATAGCGTGTGTCTTTCGTGTCGACGCCGTCGGTGATAAGGACGAGGACACGACGGCGGCCCGCATCCTGGCGGGTTTGCGAGAGTCGCTGGGAGGCGAGGTAGATCGCATCGTACAAAACGGTTTCGTCGCCAGGCTGCAAGTTGTTCAGACCGTGCTCGATCTGCTTCTTCTGGTTGGTAAAGGGGACGATCTCGCGAACGGTATCGGAAAAGTCCATAAGGTCGAACTCGTCCTGATCGCGCAGGATAGCGTTGACGAAGTGCTTGGCCGCCTCTTTTTCAAGGCGCTCGTTGTTGAAGACGCTCTCGCTTGTATCAAGGGCAAGGACAATGGAGAGCGGAGTAGTCGACTCTTTTTCGAAAAAGGCTATCTTTTGCGGATGGCTGTCTTCGCTGATCTGAAAGTCAGTTTGAGTAAGGCCGGGAACAGGCGCTCCATGGGCGTCGGTGACGTTGACAGCCACGTTGACCAGACGGGTCTCGACCTTGATGGTAGGCACCTGTTGCGGAGGCGGACGGCGCTCGATAGGGGCCTGGGGCAGCAACACGGCAGCGAGAGCAAGGGCGGCGAGCTTCATCCGCGCGTCTCCTTTGCGGCGACCAACTCGTCGGGAAAGGGCTCACCCGCGGCCCAGACGACTCCGTCAGCGAAGTACTCCTTCTTCCAGATGGGAACAGTCTTTTTGAGCGTATCGATGAGCCAGCGGCAGGCATCAAAAGCGGCTGCACGATGGGCCGAAGCGACAACGATCAGGACGCTGGTCTCGCCTACTTCAAGGCGTCCAAGGCGGTGCAGGAGAGTCACGTCGCGGATAGGGAATTTCGCGAGCGCCTCGGCTGCAAGACTGCGCATCTGGTTCAGCGCCATCTCCTCGTAGGCTTCGTAGTCGAGGAAGAGGGTCTGCCGCCCCCGGGTATTATTGCGGACGATGCCGTCGAAGACGCAGACCGCGCCGTCGGGGGCAGACTTGATCTCTTCGAGTGCCTGCGCCGAGGGGATGACCGCTGTACTGAGCTCGACTCTCATACCTCGCACCTGCTTGGTGCGCCTCCACTGACCGGAGGTAGCAGGGCTACTTCGTCGCCTTCGCGCAGCGTGGTCGAAAGTGCGGCATACTCTTGATTGACGGCCACGGCAAGCGCCCTCCAGACGTCGCTCTGCTTAGACGTTTGAGCGCGTAAAAGGCTGAGGAGAGAGTCGACAGTTGCGCCGTCGGGCAGGTCGATGGGCTCGCGCTCGCTTGCGAAGAGGTCTTTCAGGGTTCCGAAGTAGAGCACGTTGACGCGCATGTGGGTAGGATATCGCGCTAACGAGTTTAGTCGAACAGGCGCGGATTGGCTTCCTCTTCGGGCGACGGATACCAGAGGCGGCGGCCTTCAATCCGGGCAAACTTCGTCAACTCGTGCGGCTTGCGAAAGCTGCGCCCAGTAGCAGGAACGAAGATATCTTCCACACTGCCGCCGCAGGCAAGCACAGCGTCTCCGATGAGTGAGCGGTGGCACCGCCAGGGCACAGCTTCGGCACACATAATCGCCGTTGCGTCGAGGTCTGGCAGAGCCATCAGCCAGTCGATCTGAGCGGAATATTCGGAAGTCTGCATATAGTCGGCATAGCCACGGAAACTTTCGTTGCGCCACCCTCGGTTAATGCTGTCTTTGTGGGTGGGGCGGCGGCCTCCGAGCGCTTTTCTCCAGACGGGAGTAATACCTGCGGCTTCGAGGGCTGCGAAGAGAGTTGGCTGCTCGAACTGTGGATTATGGCGGGAGCGAGGGATCGTTCTGACATCAATGAGCACGCGGCAGCCGTTGTCTTTAAGAGCCTGAATGAAGACTTCGAGCGGCAGCGTAGAGTGGCCAACTGTCATCATGAAAGCTTGTCCTCTCTGCGAAAGAAAAGCGGCCCCTTTTTCGGAGCCGCTTTTTTGTTGGATTGCGAGACTGCTTTTAGACGGCTGCCTGCAAGACCTCTTCGCGGATTTGCTCATCCTGCGCTGCCTCGCGCTTCGTGTGAGGCAGAGCTACGGCAAGCACATCCTCAATGTGCGAGGCGTAGTGGATCGTAACCCCCTCGGTCTGGTCGGGCGTCAGGTCTTCGTCCACCTGCTGCTTGCACTCGATGGGCATGATAACGTCACGGACGCCAGCGCGTTTGGCGGCAAGAAACTTCTCCTTGATGCCGCCTACCGGCAGGACATTCCCGCTGAGCGTAATCTCTCCGGTCATCGCCGTAAGCGGATGAATCGGAGTATTCGTCAGCAGGCTGACCAGCGCCGTAGCCATGGTTACGCCAGCCGAGGGACCATCCTTCGGGATAGCTCCGGCAGGCACATGGATGTGCAGGTCGGTGTCCTTGGTGAAATCCTCGTCGAGCCCAAAGGATGCCGCGTTCGACCGAACCCAGGTGAGCGCAGCCTGCATGCTCTCCTTCATCACGTCGCCGATCTGGCCGGTGATCGTGAAGCCGCCCTTGCCCTTCATGCGGTTGGCTTCGATGAAGAGCACATCGCCACCCGCCGGTGTCCAGGCGAGGCCTACCGCGACGCCTGCTCGCTTGGTGCGCTCTGCGATCTCAGTGTCGACGCGAACCTTGATGCCGCCAAGGAACTCGTGCACGATCTCCGGCGTAATGACGACCTTCTCCGTTTTACCTTCGGCTACGCGACGGGCCACCTTGCGGCAGACCGTTCCGATCAGCTGTTCGAGCTTGCGAACACCTGCCTCGCGAGTGTAGTGACGCGCGATCAGGTGCACGCTTGCCGTTGGAAACTCGACAATCTCAGGATTGATGCCGTTCTCCTTGATCTGGCGCGGAATCAGGTAGCGCTCGGCGATGTTGACCTTCTCTTCCTCGGTGTAGCCGGTCAACTCGATGATTTCCATGCGGTCCAGCAGCGGCGCAGGCACCGTGTCGAGCTGATTGGCGGTGCAGATGAAGAGCACCTTGGAGAGATCGAACGGCTGGTCGAGATAATTGTCGCGGAACGTATTGTTCTGTTCCGGGTCCAACGTCTCAAGCAGCGCGCTGGCAGGGTCGCCACGGAAGTCGCGGCCCAGCTTGTCGATCTCGTCGAGCATAAAGACGGGATCGTTGGTCTCGACGCGCTTCAGGTTCTGGATGATCTGACCGGGGAGCGCACCGATGTAGGTACGGCGATGACCGCGAATCTCGGCCTCGTCGTGCATACCGCCCAGCGAGATGCGGGAGAACTTGCGTCCCAGCGCCTTGGCGATGCTGCGGCCAAGCGAAGTTTTACCCACGCCCGGAGGCCCGACAAAGCACAGGATCGGCCCCTTCATATCCGGCTTCAAGCGACGCACGGAAAGGTAGTCGAGGATGCGATCCTTCACCTTCTGCAAGCCGTAGTGATCGGTGTCGAGAATCTCCTTCGCCTTGACGATGTCGATCTCGCTGGCGGAACTCTTTGCCCATGGCAACACAGCCAGCCACTCCACATAGTTGCGGGTGAGGCTGTAGTCGGCAGCCATGGCGTTCATGCGGCTGAGGCGGGAAAGCTCCTTGAGGGCATCTTTCTTGACCTCTTCGGGCATTCCAGCGTTTTCGATCTTCTCTTTCAACTCGGCAATATCCTTTTGCGAGTCATCGAGATCGCCCAACTCCTTCTGAATGGCCTTCATCTGCTCGCGCAGGTAGTAGTCGCGCTGCGACTGCTGCACCGAGTCCTGCACCTCGCTCTGAATCTTGTTGCGAAGCTGCTGGACCTCAAGCTCCTTGGCGAGATGCTTGTTGATGCGCTCCAGACGAGCGGAGACATCCGGAGTTTCGAGTAACTCCTGCTTGTCGGTCGTTGTAAGGAACGGCAACGACGAGGCGATGAAATCCGCCAAACGGCCCGGCTCTTCGATGTTGATGGCGATGGTTTGCAGATCGTCCGACAGCGTCGGCGACGAGGTCACGATGGACTGGAACTGGCTGACGACATTGCGCTGCAGGGCCTCCGCCTCAGGCGAAGCCGTGGGCTCGATCTCTTCGATGGTCTCGGCTTCGGCCATCATGAAGGGGGTCAACTGCGAAAATTCGCCCAGATGCACACGCTCGTTGCCTTCGGTGAAGACGAAGAGGCTCTGGTTGGGCATCTTGACGACTTTGTGGACAGTCGCACGGGTGCCAATGGCATATAAATCCGCGGGCTGCGGCGTATCCTGACGTGCGTCGCGCTGGGCCACCACAAGGATGGTCTTCTCTTCACCGAGCGACTGAATGAGCTGGATGGAGCTTTCGCGACCCACCGTCAGAGGAAGAACGGCATGAGGGAAGAGCACGGTATCGCGAACGGGAAGGACCGGAACCGGTCTCTTTGCAACTGCCTGCTCTTCAGCAGTTTCTCCGTTTTTGGATGCCTTCGGTTGAATTACACTTACGAAATCGTTCGACATTGAGTGTCCCTCTATCAGATTACCAGCTATTGGATGCAGCAAGTCATAATCTGGTCGCAACCCGATCCCCTGCCCTGTAAGACGCCGTCTGGCCTCCCTCCGTCATCGGCGTGGCAGCTTTATTCATGAGGAGCTGTGGATATCCATCTGCCGCGGACTTTGCCAGCGAAAAATGCCGCCATACTCGATTTTTCATTGAAAACAAAAAAGTTAAAGCGGCGATAACAAACTTGGCTGAGCATAATAGAAGGGCCGTGACAGCATTAGCCCATTTTCCCAGATTCGAGATGAATGGATGGAGAAAAACTAGAAGACGACTCGCTTCTAAATGCTAGTGGTGCCGAGAGAGCTTCGTGCCTGAAGAAATACATCAAAAAACTCGCTCTTAGGCCAGCTCCTAACCTCATTGAGTGCGTCGACTGGAGCAAATTTGGTGAACAATTCGCGCCCCTTTTGTGTGAGCAAGTCCGGCCTATTCAGATGAAACCACCACAAAAACGCTGACTCATATTCGTTGGCTGGTATGTCGACAGAACGCAGTCCCAAGATGGAGAATATGAAGAATATTTCGGCCAAAACTGGTTGAAGCTCGATCGTTCCATTCGGATCATGGTCGGCGTGTTTGAAGAAGTTAGCCCCCTTCTTTACGTGGGCTGCAAATACCCGTCTAAACCGCTCGGGAACAGCTATGGCATCGAAAATTAGGGTTTGTGTCCGGCCCTGCTTCTTGCTGATGGCATGTACGACCTCGTAAGCAGCATAAGCAAGTGCATGTATCGAAACCTGGTCTTTGTCGCGGAACCAAAGCTCTATTGCGGTGGCTAATTGCCTCCTCGCAGCCTCCAGTTTTGACACGGTTACAGCGGCTGGTAGCTCCGGCATACACTCTTAGCCCCATACGGTGAATTAGGCTTATTCTACGCGGGAGTACCCTAGAGCCATGAGTAAACCTTGGATGTATATTATTACCGTTAAATAAATACAAACCAAGACGCCTCAACCGGAACGCTATGCTGCCTTATACCGGCCCAGAACTTTGACCATCCGACAGTGCTGGCGCAACGCAGCGATGGCGGCATCGGCTTTTACTGCGTCTTCAAAGCGAATATCCACGTAAAAAGCATACTCCCAGGGGCTGCCGGGGACTGGGCGGGATTCGATTTTGGTCAGATCCATGCCCGCTTCGGCCAATCGCACGAGCGCAGCCACCAGCGTTCCGGGACGATGCTCGATGGCGAAGGCCACGCTCATCTTGTCTGCTTTCTCCAATTCGGCGACGTCTTGGGCAGCGTCATCGCGGCGTATGAGGTGGAAGCGGGTGTAATTTTCGGCGTGGTCTTCGACTCCGGCCAGCAGGACTTCGCCGCCGTATTCGGTGGCAGCCAGCACGGGGGCCATGCCGGCAACGTCGCGCAGACCAGCTTCCATTACGTGCTTCACGCTGCCTGCGGTGTCGTAGAACGATACAACTTCAAACTCCGGATGGCTGGCGAGAAAGTGGCGGCACTGCGAAAGGGCCACCGGATGCGAGATCACCTTGCGGATGTCAGCAAGCTTTACGCCGGGCATCGCAATCAGGTTGTGGCGAATATGCATCAGGCTCTCGCGCTCGATGCGCACGGGAAGTTCCAGCAGCAGGTCGTAGTGCTCGGCGACTGAGCCGTGGAGACTGTTTTCAATGGGCAACACCGCGCCGTCGACCTCGCCTGATACAACCTTTGCCAATACTTCGGCTGATACACTGCAGGGGACAATCTCTGCGTTCCCCAGCATCTGAAGGGTCGCCATATGGCTATTCGACCCCAACTCTCCCTGAATCGCAATCCTCAAATCAGACCCCTCAAAAGTCTTATTTTAGTGCTCGCTGGCAACCTCGCCCTCAGACCCGGCAACTTACAGAAAGGCCATGTGCCCTTGCAGTGATTGATTGCAAACTGCAGAAACAAGCACCGGACATCAACTTTCAGGAGAACGACCAATGCTTTGGACTATCACGATTATCCTCTTCATTCTCTGGATCGTAGGACTCGTCAGCAGCTATACGCTTGGCGGCTGGATTCATATCCTTCTGGTCCTTGCCATCATCGTTCTTATCTTCAATCTTTTGTCCGGCAGACGAGCGCTTTAGCCCGGCCGACGAACGCGATACGGCCCACAACCCAAGCTGGAAACGGAGCGATTCAATGAACAAGGAAAATGTAACAGGTAAATTTGACCAGGTTGCAGGCAAAGTCAAACAGAAGGTCGGCGAAGCAGTTGGAGACCAGAAACTTGCCAATTCCGGCGCAGCCCAGCAAGTGAAAGGCGCGGCGAAAGAAGCCTGGGGCAACGCCAAGGATACGGCAGCCGCTGCAAGCGACAAAGCCAGCGCACAGAGTCAAGTAGAAGGCGCAGATCTGAAGCACCGCGCCGAAGACAAAGCCCATGACGTCCGCGAGAAGATCACCTCGACCGCTCAGAACGTCAAGGATAAGATCAATGCAAAGCTGGACGACGTGAAGCATCACGATGATGATGTACGGCAAGTTCACTAAGCCGTAGCAGGTCACAAAAAAGCCCACCATCACTGGTGGGCTTTTTATCGCCGCAACAGAACATCTGCCGCGACGAAGCCAAAAAACACCACCGAAATAACGCCGTTCAAAGTAAAGAAAGCCGCATTCATCCGGCGCATGTCTTTGGGAGAGATAATCAGGTGCTCATAGAGCAGCAGTAACCCCACCAGTACCACGCCCAACACAGCGACCTTGCCCAGTCCAAAGAGCACAATCAGCCAGCAGAGCATCAGCAGCATCCCAATGTGCATGGCCCGAGCGATCCAGAAAGCAGCCCCGACGCCAAAGGCCTGCGGAATGCTGTTCAGCCCTGCCTTGCGATCATGCTCGAAGTCCTGGCAAGCATAGAGCACGTCGAAGCCGCCAACCCAAAGAAGCACCGCAGCGGTAAGCACGACTATGCGGACATCGAGCGAGCCACGCACCGCGATCCACGCAGCCGAAGGGGCAATCCCTAATGCCAGACCGAGAACTAAGTGCGACCAGCGCGTGATGCGTTTCATGTAGCTATACGCCAGCACCACGGCAAGCGCCAGCGGAGCAAGCTCCAGCGTAAGTTTGTTCAACTCCGCCGCACCCACCGCGAAGAGGACGACGGACACCACAACGAAGCCGCCTACAAAATTACTGCTCAGCATTCCTGCGGGGATGGCACGCATAGCAGTTCGCGGATTTACTGCATCGAGCCGCGCGTCGACCAGCCGGTTGAACGCCATCGCCGCCGAGCGCGCCGCCACCATACAAACTACGATCCAACCCAACACACGCAGCGGAGGCCAGCCATGCGCAGCCAACACAGCGCCTGTAAGCGCGAACGGCAAGGCAAAGATCGAGTGTTCCCACTTGATCATCTCAAACGTTACCGCTGTACTCTTCCACAATGAGGTCATTCCTCTATCGTAAAAGAGATAAGGCCACGTGGCATCGCTAACGTGGCCTCTCGTTCAACCTGGACACCTATTTTTCGCTCTGAGCCGGAGCGCCCGCCACCTGCAAGTCGTTGACGACTTTGAAAACTCCGCCGACACCGTTTGCGCGAATACCGGCAATCTCCTTGTCCGACTGGCTGTCCACGACACCCGACAAGGTTACGTTTCCATTGATAACCGTGATCCGAATCGGCTTCGCCGGATCGAGTGCGTACTTGTTCAACTGCGGTGCACCATAGATGGCGCGGGCTTCAGCCAGTCGAATGCGGTCATCCATCGGGGATACGGGCGCTACGTTGATATTGTCGACTACGTCCTTTACGCCGGGATAATTCGACACGAGGCTGACCGCCGAGTCCCTGTCCACCGGCCCGTAAGCCGTGCCGCCAAGGCTCACCACACCGTCTTTCACCGCAATCGTAAGCGCATTGAAAGCCGTCGTACCGTAGCCTACACGGTCGTAAACCAGCTTTTCTGCCAGCTTATTGCGAAGGGTCGCGTCCTCGACGACCGGACCGCCGATCTCAATCAGGTTCTGGATGCCCTTCACATTTTTTACGCGGTGAGCACGCTTGTCCGCATCTTCCTTATCGCTGTAGACATCGACCGTTCCCTTCAGCGTAACCATGCCGCCCTGTACGGTAGCGGTTACACCTTTGAACCGCTTGTTGTTCAACGTCTTGGTCAGATTCGCCTGAATCTGCGCGTCGTTTGCGTTGTCTCCAGCGGTGGCAGCGACGGGCTCCTGCGCCATACCTCTTGCGACAGGGCCGAGCAATAGCACACACGATAACCCGAGGAGTCCTGCAACCTTCATGCTCTTCAATACGGACA
It encodes:
- a CDS encoding lmo0937 family membrane protein, which encodes MLWTITIILFILWIVGLVSSYTLGGWIHILLVLAIIVLIFNLLSGRRAL
- a CDS encoding CsbD family protein, whose translation is MNKENVTGKFDQVAGKVKQKVGEAVGDQKLANSGAAQQVKGAAKEAWGNAKDTAAAASDKASAQSQVEGADLKHRAEDKAHDVREKITSTAQNVKDKINAKLDDVKHHDDDVRQVH
- a CDS encoding BON domain-containing protein, producing MSVLKSMKVAGLLGLSCVLLLGPVARGMAQEPVAATAGDNANDAQIQANLTKTLNNKRFKGVTATVQGGMVTLKGTVDVYSDKEDADKRAHRVKNVKGIQNLIEIGGPVVEDATLRNKLAEKLVYDRVGYGTTAFNALTIAVKDGVVSLGGTAYGPVDRDSAVSLVSNYPGVKDVVDNINVAPVSPMDDRIRLAEARAIYGAPQLNKYALDPAKPIRITVINGNVTLSGVVDSQSDKEIAGIRANGVGGVFKVVNDLQVAGAPAQSEK
- a CDS encoding UbiA-like polyprenyltransferase yields the protein MTSLWKSTAVTFEMIKWEHSIFALPFALTGAVLAAHGWPPLRVLGWIVVCMVAARSAAMAFNRLVDARLDAVNPRTAMRAIPAGMLSSNFVGGFVVVSVVLFAVGAAELNKLTLELAPLALAVVLAYSYMKRITRWSHLVLGLALGIAPSAAWIAVRGSLDVRIVVLTAAVLLWVGGFDVLYACQDFEHDRKAGLNSIPQAFGVGAAFWIARAMHIGMLLMLCWLIVLFGLGKVAVLGVVLVGLLLLYEHLIISPKDMRRMNAAFFTLNGVISVVFFGFVAADVLLRR
- a CDS encoding prephenate dehydratase domain-containing protein — protein: MRIAIQGELGSNSHMATLQMLGNAEIVPCSVSAEVLAKVVSGEVDGAVLPIENSLHGSVAEHYDLLLELPVRIERESLMHIRHNLIAMPGVKLADIRKVISHPVALSQCRHFLASHPEFEVVSFYDTAGSVKHVMEAGLRDVAGMAPVLAATEYGGEVLLAGVEDHAENYTRFHLIRRDDAAQDVAELEKADKMSVAFAIEHRPGTLVAALVRLAEAGMDLTKIESRPVPGSPWEYAFYVDIRFEDAVKADAAIAALRQHCRMVKVLGRYKAA